The Acinetobacter sp. SAAs474 DNA window ATATCATTTATAAATCAAACTGAGATTAATATCAGTTCACTATACAACTCCATTTAATATCATGTTGACCACTAATAGCTCTAAGTTAATATTTAATTCCTCTCAACAACCACTTCACAGCAATACAAAATACTTTTACAGTAAATACTGTTTTTTGCATGGTATCTTCAGCTCACAATGCCCTATAGTCATTTTAATCTTGAGACATTAAAACAATATCTAGAACAAGCACATCTTGCCGGCTTTATTTATCAACATCAACAACATATGCTGATATTACAAGAACCATTAGATGAACAAGGTCATCGGCTAAATAATTTTATTCAACATGAACATTCAACTGATCAATTGGGTTTACAATTTGGTCTACGACTTTTGCAACAACAATGGCAGTTTATCGTCGGTGTGACACACAGTAATCAAGATCGTGCTTTTGAAATTGGTGCAACACATTTAAAAGGCGATGACCGTGCTTTCAATTTATTATATGCTTTTTATAATTATCCAAAAGGCTTTTATCAGGTTGTCATGCCTTTAGCGGCAACAACAGACCAGTTAGAGCATGCCATTGAACAACAGTTATTTGCATTAACCTCCATGACGTTTTTAAATAGTGCACTTAAAACCAATCCTCTTGGAGAGCAAGTATATTGGATGAAAGCCTTTATTATCCAACAAGCACTAGAAATGAAAGTCCGTATTCAAACCAGTTTGCTCTAAAATATCGAATGGAGCCCTAAATAAAAAAGCCACTTTATACAAAGTGGCTTACAAACTAACATTAATTTAATTTTTATGACGCATATGCGGGAATAAAATAACATCACGAATACTTGGTGCATTTGCAAATAACATCACCAAACGGTCGATACCAATTCCTTCACCCGCTGTTGGCGGTAAACCATATTCAAGTGCTTCAATAAAGTCTGCATCATAATGCATTGCTTCATCATCGCCAGCATCTTTTTCAGCTACTTGAGCTTGGAAACGTTCAGCTTGGTCAATTGGATCATTTAATTCAGAGAAACCATTGGCCAATTCACGACCACCAATAAAGAACTCAAAACGATCGGTAATATGTGGATTATCATCGTTACGACGTGCGAGTGGAGAAGTTTCAGCCGGATATTCCGTAATAAAAGTCGGTTGACGAAGTTTAGTCTCTACCGTTTCTTCAAATACAATCGTCTGCAATTTTCCTAAACCAAAACCTGGTTTTACTTGCTCTTTGAGTTCAGTTTGAATAAATTGCGCTAAAAACTCACGATCTGCGACGTTTTCTGGCGTAAATTGAGGATTATGTTCCAAAATTGCATCAAACATAGAGATTTTCTTAAATGGACCTTTAAAGCTATACACTTCATCACCATAAGGGACATCGGTCGAACCTAAGATATCAATTGCCAATTTTTCCAACATATTCTCAGTTAAAGCCATCAAATCTTTATAATCTGCATAGGCCTGATAGAATTCAATCATGGTGAATTCTGGATTATGACGTGTAGAAACACCTTCATTACGGAAGTTACGGTTAATTTCAAATACACGTTCGAAACCACCGACAACCAAACGTTTTAAGTAAAGCTCTGGTGCAATACGTAAAAATAATGGCATATCCAAAGCATTATGATGTGTTTCAAATGGACGAGCTGATGCACCACCGGGAATTACATGCATCATCGGTGTTTCAACTTCCATAAAGCGTTCATTGCTGAGATAGCTACGAATACCTGAAACTACTTTGGCACGAATTTCAAAGGTTTTACGTGTTTCTTCATTAACGATCAGATCGAGATAACGTTTGCGATATTTAACCTCTGTATCGGTTAAACCATGAAATTTATCTGGAAGTGGACGTAAAGATTTTGTTAACAGTTCAAAATGTTCAATATGCACATAAAGATCACCTTTACCTGAGCGACCAATATAACCTTCAACCGCGATAATATCGCCTAAATCTAGACCCTTGATCTGCTCTAGAACTTCACTGCTCAATTCTTTACGTGCAACATACAGTTGAATACGACCAGTCATATCCTGAATGACGATAAATGAACCGCGATTCAGCATGACACGTCCTGCAACTTTTACATAAACAGGTTCGGCTGCTTCTATATCTTGCTTCGATTGCTCAGCAAATTGTAATTGTAAATCCTGTGCATAATGCTCACGCTTAAACGTATTTGGCCAGGGGCTAACGCCCTCTTGTTTGGCGTGATCTTGAATCTGCTTTAACTTGGCATGACGCTGTGCAATTAAATCGTTTTCGGAAATGTGTTGTTCAGAAGTCGACTGAGCGTTATTTTGCGTCATTTCTGCCTCGAATAAATTGATAAAAACTAAAGTCATATAGCATAGCAGATTTCAAACATAATGCGCAGGGGAAAATAATCAGCAAAGCTGAAAATCAGCAAAATAATCGCCCTATCTTGCTTTATTTGCATCACTGGTGAGATATAACTTGCCGTTATTGTATTTTACAGTATGAATAT harbors:
- the lysS gene encoding lysine--tRNA ligase; the protein is MTQNNAQSTSEQHISENDLIAQRHAKLKQIQDHAKQEGVSPWPNTFKREHYAQDLQLQFAEQSKQDIEAAEPVYVKVAGRVMLNRGSFIVIQDMTGRIQLYVARKELSSEVLEQIKGLDLGDIIAVEGYIGRSGKGDLYVHIEHFELLTKSLRPLPDKFHGLTDTEVKYRKRYLDLIVNEETRKTFEIRAKVVSGIRSYLSNERFMEVETPMMHVIPGGASARPFETHHNALDMPLFLRIAPELYLKRLVVGGFERVFEINRNFRNEGVSTRHNPEFTMIEFYQAYADYKDLMALTENMLEKLAIDILGSTDVPYGDEVYSFKGPFKKISMFDAILEHNPQFTPENVADREFLAQFIQTELKEQVKPGFGLGKLQTIVFEETVETKLRQPTFITEYPAETSPLARRNDDNPHITDRFEFFIGGRELANGFSELNDPIDQAERFQAQVAEKDAGDDEAMHYDADFIEALEYGLPPTAGEGIGIDRLVMLFANAPSIRDVILFPHMRHKN